The genomic stretch CTGCCACCCGCATTGCCAAAGAAATCCGTCAGCGCATTTGGGAAGAAACCCAACTTTCCGCTTCTGCTGGAATTAGCATCAATAAGTTTGTGGCCAAAGTAGCATCAGACATCAACAAACCAAATGGCCAAAAAACCATAATGCCGGACGATGTGATTCCCTTTTTAGAAAATTTACCCATCAAAAAATTTTACGGCATTGGTGAAAAGACAGCCGAAAAAATGAAAAAGCTTGGCATTCATTTTGGCCGCGACCTCAAGCAATGGGATTTACCACTTTTGGTAAGAGAGTTTGGAAAAAGCGGAACTCATTATTACAATATTGTCCGTGGCCTTCAAAAGAGTACAGTAAAACCTGACCGCATCCGAAAATCCATTGGAGCAGAACGTACTTTCTTTGATGACATTCACGCAGAAAGTGACCTGAAAGAAGAGCTTGAAAAAATTATGACCATTCTTCACAAAAGAATAGAAAGCTCGGAAGCCAGTGGAAAAACAGTTACACTAAAACTAAAAAGCTTTGACTTTGAGCAACACACCCGCAGCTTCACGTTTGATCATTATATAAATTCTCAGGAAGAGATTTTTGACAAAATAATTCAGCTACTTTACCAGCCTTTCCCAGAAAAGCCGGTGCGACTTTTGGGAATTACACTTTCCAATCTCAAAAATGACGAAAGTGATAATTCGCAATCTGTGCAGTTAACTTTAGATTTTTAAAATATTTTAGAGGCTATCTAAACTTAGTTTCATGCTGAAGTACCTCTATTTATTTTTTCTTTTGAATATTGCTATGCCAACCATTTTATTAGCACAGGATCAAAACATTCAAGTTCAGTTATCCTGGTGGACCGATACTACAAATCATCCAGAGCTGAAGCCATTTGTGAACTTATACTCGAATTACATCAACTCCGCTCCTGACTCTATTTATGACAATCCCAATTGGAACAAACGGGAAAAAATTCTCTACAAAGATTTTGACCTGAGTCGGAACTCCATATTTCAAGGTACTTTAACAGCACAGGCAATTTTCAGCAGTTTTATTCCAGTCTTATTGAAAATTGAAAAAAAGGATACCGTTTATCAACTCACCTCCCTTTTAAAAGCAAAAGCCCATTTAGGACCTCAATACACCTCTTACGACCCGTTGGCTATAATGAAATATGCGGTGGTGAAAGAAAACGGAAAGTGGAAAATGGCCAATATATTACCTTATGAAACCTCCAACTGGAATAAATATCAACAGGACTATATCACGTTTTACGCTCCCTCTGCTGATATAAATAATAAGCTTACAATCCAAAACAGTGTTAAGTTTTGCGACTCCATTTGTGATCATTACAACCTCAAAAAGCCAAGTCCATTTTCGGTATATACTGTAAATGGCACACATGAATTAGGACAATTGCTTGGCTACGAATACTACATTTATGGTAATGCTGAAGGCAAATCCATCAACAACATTATATTAAGTGGCAATAGCAGCCCGTACTACCCGCATGAATTTGTTCATCAAATATGGCCTAAAAATGACAAGCGAAATCGCTTATTGGATGAAGGTATAGCAACCTGGTTGGGTGGATCTATGAATCAAAACTATAAAGTCATATCCATGGACTTTTCATCTAGGGCTATTGAAAAAGTGGATGGGAACTTTACAGATCTCTTAAAAGATCATACGCTTAGTTTTTATGCTCAAGGTGCCATTTTGTGCGACTTAATCCATCACTATTACGGAACAAAAAAACTGAAGCTCCTTTTAGAAAAAGACACTTCGGATGATGAAAAGCTCCTGCAAACAATCTTGGAAATCACAAAATGGGACCTTAGTACGTTTAACAAAAATTGGAAATGCTATCTAGAGAATATTTCAGATGGATAGCTCCACAGTAAGATTCATATACTTTAACTTTGTTTCAAAATCACAATTCATGATAAAATTTGCCCGTCTAGCTGCAATTGCAGCTATTTCATTTTCATTTGCTTCTTGCGAAACTGCAGATGCTGTAAAAGATATATTAGACACTTCCCTTACGGATGAAGAGATTGTAGATGGTCTAAAATCGGCACTTGCCGTGGGAACGGACACTTCTACCGCACAGCTTGGCACTGAAGACGGATATTACGCTGATCTTGCAGTAAAGCTTCTTTTACCCACTGAGGTGCAAACCAGTATCGAGACCTTTAAATCAAAATCAATAAACCTTGGTTTTGTAACAGTTACAGGCGAAAATTTGTACGATGGCTACACTAATACTGCCCTCGGCATCAATATCCCAGGCTTAAAAAGTAAAGAAGATGAACTTATAAAAGGAATAAACCGTGCGGCTGAAAGTGCAGCCTCCACAGCCGGCCCTATTTTTATTGATGCCATTACGGATATTACCATAGAAGACGGCTACGACATTCTGTTTGGTGGAGATTCCACTGCGGCCACCACTTACCTTCAAGGAAGAACACAAGCTACCTTGTTCAACAATTTTGAACCTAAAATTGATGCCGCTTTACAAGCTGTAAAAGTCGGTAACTCAAGTGTGGTGGATGAATATGAAGATTTTATAACACAGTATAATGCCGTGCTAAATACTAGTGTTGGTATAGGTACAATTGGCTCCCTTATGGGAATCAATGCCATTGCCACCACTGACCTTTCTGCCTACAGCACTGAAAAAGGTTTGGATGGTTTATTCCTTAAAATATCTGAAGAAGAAGCTGACATTCGCAGTAATCCGCTGGCTCGTGTAAATGCTATTCTTCAAAAAGTTTTTGGGCAGTTAGACTAAGCCTTAATTCCCCTTCAAAACTGAAGGGGTGGATTTCGCGCGGAGCATGTGAAAGACGGGGTAGTTTGTCCTCTACCCCTAACGTTCTATTCATAAGACGAAAAACCTTTTTTCGGTTACTTTAAAATTTACCTTTGCTTTCGTTTTTTTCAAATTTGCCATGAAGTACAACATCGCTGTAGTGATGGGTGGTTTTTCACCCGAATATGAAGTTTCTATCAATTCAGGAAACGTAGTTTACAAAAACCTGAGCAAAATAAAATTCGCTCCGTACAAAGTGATTATCACACGCGAAAAGTGGGTGATGATTGGAAATGACGAACAAGAATACCCAATAGATCTCAATGATTTTTCAGCCAACATCAATGGCGAAAAGCTAACATTTGATGCAGTGTTCAATGCTATCCATGGTGCACCCGGTGAAGACGGACCATTGGCTGGGTATTTTGAATTGATTGGTATGCCACAAACTTCTTCAGGGCAATTTGAAAGTGCACTTACCTTTAACAAAGCTGAGTGTAGCATGCTGCTCAAAGGTCAAGGTGTAAACATTGCATCTGCCTATTATTTGGCTAGCCACGAAAATTACAACAGCGTTGAAATAATTTCGCAAGTAGGTCTTCCTTGCTTTGTGAAGCCTAACAGAAGCGGATCGAGCATTGGTGTAACCAAAGTTAGCCTTCCCGAAGAACTTTCTCCCGCTATCGAAAAAGCATTTTCTATTGACACCCAAGTGATAGTTGAAGCAATGGTAAAAGGTGTGGAAGTAGGCTGTGGAGTGACCAATCATCAAGGTTATATCAAAGCTTTAGCGGCTACTGATATTGTTCCAAAAAATGATTTCTTCGACTACGAATCCAAGTACAGCGGACAGTCTGAAGAGATTACTCCTGCACGTATTTCTGAAGATACTTACAACCAAATTATGGAAGAAAGTGAATTCATATATGAAAGCTTAAACCTCAATGGCCTCGCCCGTGTAGACTATATCGTTAACGAAAGTGGTGTTCCATTTTTTATTGAAGTAAATACTGTTCCAGGCCTAAGCGAAGAAAGTATTTTGCCAAAACAGGCTAATTACGCTGGTATAAGTTTGGGAGATCTTTTTGATCAAACCCTAGAGCAAACCCTGGCCAGCAAAAAGTAAAAGTATTAGTACTTTGCAGTAAACGCACAAAACGCTTCAACATGAAAATTGCGGTTTTCCCCGGTTCCTTTGATCCCATTACACTTGGTCATTACGATGTCATCTCTCGTGGTCTTCCTTTATTTGATAAAATAATAGTAGCCGTGGGCGAAAATGCCAGCAAGAAATACATGTTTCCCTTAGAGCAGCGTATAGCCTGGATTAAGGAAACCTTTAAGGACGAACCAAAAATTGAGACGGACACCTACAGCGGACTTACAGTAAAATACTGTAAAGAAAAAGACGCCAATTTTATTCTTCGTGGCCTGCGCAACCCTGCCGATTTTGAATTTGAAAAAGCTGTGGCTCAAACCAACCGAAAGTTGGAGCCAAGCTTGGAAACCGTTTTTCTATTAACTTCTTCTGGTCTCTCATCTATAAGCTCCAGCATTGTAAGAGATGTGCTAAGGCATGATGGCGATTACTCGCAGTTTGTGCCTGGTGCTGTGAAGGCCTAACCTTCGCTTATTTCATTTTCCGTAAACCTTTATTTACTCTCTAGTAAACCTTTTCCCCCAATGTTACGTATGTGTTAATGTAACCAGAGAAACGGTAATGGATAATATATCTGTTTCTATCTCTCTGTTATTTTTCAATCAATTTGATAATCGAAAAAATGAAACACATGAAGTCTCTAAAATTTTTAACACTAAGCGCCTGCATGGCAACCTTTTTTATCACCACCAGTTGCGATGAGGATGATGACAAACAGACAACGAACCCAACTACCAAAAAGGAAGCTACGGTTTACGGATCAAGTAACTCTGAAGAGAAGGTTTCAAAAACTGAATTTTCTGAAGATGAAAATGGGGAAAATGAAACCAATGAAATGAGTACTTACACGGTAGCTTATGCCGATGCCGATGGTATTTATTACGACTCTGAAGCAGATATTCTGTACCAAAATGATCGTAGTAATAACCAATTGCGAGCTTACACTAACTTTTCAGCAGAAACTGAAGGTTCAACTATTCAGGCATCATTGAGTACAGATGCTTCAGCGGTTATAGGTGCTTTGAGCCCACTCCAAAATGGACGTGAAATTGCCAAAAGCGGTAATAAGATTGTGATTGCTCAAAGTCCAGCTGGTGCAAGTGTGGTAAGCTCATTCTACATTTACACAAAAACCAATGACAGCCTTTATTTGTCGAATATTTATATCTCTCCTGTTTTACTTTGGGGAATTCAACTTGAAGGAAATACCATGTATGCTGTAGAGGATCAATCTAATAATGTTGTGGTATTCAATGATTTTTTCAATAAAGGTATTGCCGCTGCAATCACTGCAGATATGACTGTTTCTATTGAAGGCCTTGTGCGTACTCATGGTATCAATTATGATGCAGATGCGGATGTGATGGTCCTTACCGATATTGGTGATGCCAGCTCTGATAATGATGGTGCCTTTACTGTAATTGCCGATTGGAATTCAAAAATGAATGCTGCCGGAAATGGAGGTATGATTGCTTTGAGCAACCAAATTCGTGTAGAAGATGCTGACGGAATGCTAGGTAACCCTGTAGACTGCGCGTATGATAGCCGTACCGACAAAGTATATATCGCAGAACGTGCCAATGCTGGTGGTCGCATTATGGCTTATGACGTGCCAAACAATAGTGGAAGTGAGAGCGCTTCTTACAACACACAGTTCAGTGGTGCATCAGCAGTTTATCTGCATAAAAAATAAGATGTTGCGAAACATTTGAATTTTTCAAAAGCCGCTTCGAAAAATTTCGGGGCGGTTTTTCTTTTTGCAATCTTCAGCTGATCTTAGAGGAAAAATATTCTTTAATGCTCTAGCAGCTCCCTACTAGCCTCCAATAGCCAATGAATACTAGCATAGGTATTTCCCATATACTCATCCAAAAAGTCTGGCTTTACCCATTGGGCTTTTTCGATGTGCTCTTCTATTTGAGGAACTAAATCACCAATAAACTTGGTGTGCATTTCAAACCAATAGGTTCGTTTTAAAATCTTCTTTCCGCCAATTTCATAAGTGTGATATGTAATAGGCAACTCGCGAATCACTCTTAGGTTGCTTATTCCGCACTCTTCAATTACTTCGCGTACGGCTCCTTCTTCTACACTTTCGCCTTCTTCGAGCTTGCCTTTTGGCAAATCCCATTTTCCTAATCTATAAATCATCAAAATCTCACCAGCACCATTTCTCACAATTCCACCAGCCGCTTCAATAATTTCATACATTTCTGTAAAATCATTCCACACCTCCTGAAGACTATCGACCCCAAAAGTGAGGTGCTTTATTTCTGAATTATTCTCCAAACTCTTGATAGATTCTACCAGATGATCTTTGGATTCATAAGAAAGATGAGAAACCTCACCTGAAATCGGTTTTTCTATGAAGCTAATAGAGGAATCGTTGATGAAAACTTTATACATTTGGCGCATGATTTTTGACAAAGAAATAGCCCGACAAACGGCCGAACAACTCCTGCAAATAAAGGCAATAAAATTGCAACCCGAAGACCCTTTTACCTGGGCCAGCGGATGGAAATCTCCTATTTATTGTGATAACCGTATAATCCTCAGCTACCCAATGGTGCGCAACTATGTGCGTGAACATTTGGTAAAAGCTATTGAGGAAAAATATGGCACACCAGATGTAATTGCCGGAGTAGCCACAGGTGCCATTGCCATGGGAATATTGGTAGCTCAGGAAATGGGACTACCCTTTGTATACGTTCGCCCGGAAGCCAAAAGCCACGGCCGCAAAAATCAAATTGAAGGAGTAATTGACTCTGGCCAAAGTGTGGTGGTAATAGAAGATTTGATTAGCACCGGAGGTAGCAGCCTAAAAGCTGTAGAAGCCCTTCGCGAAGAAAATGCTAAAGTGATAGGAATGGCCGCTGTTTTCACTTATGGTTTTCCAGTAGCTGATGAAAATTTCAAAAACGCTAATTGCGACCTTTTGACCTTAAGTGATTACAATCACCTATTGGAGCAAGTTCGTGACAATGGCTTTTTAGAAGACACCACTTTTGCCACACTTCAAGAATGGAGAAAAGATCCTTCTGCTTGGAAGGGTGTGTAATTCTTCTTTTCAAAATTAATTTCAAATAAATCAGGCATGAATATAGAATCTAAAAAAGTGATCGTAAATAAATCTGCAACGGAGCTTTATAAGCAGTTGGAGAATTTTGAAAACTTTGGCAAAGCCATGCCTGAATCCGTTACCAAATTTGAAGCAGACGAAACTTCTTTCCTTTTTGGAATGAAAGGAATGCCAGAAGTTCGCTTGGTATTGGAAGAAAAGAATGAGCCAGAGCTTATTGCTTTCAAAGCCGCAAGCAGCAAATTAGATTTTAGTCTTGCATGCCGCATTCGCCCGATTGATGACAATAGCTGCGAAGCTTACTTTGATTTTAAAGGAAAGTTCAATCCTATGCTTCGCATGATGGTAGAAAAGCCGTTGAAGAATTTTATTGAAGTTTTAGCTGACAAGCTAAACACCATTTAAAGCTCAAAGCTTATTTCCTTAAACTGAAATAGCTCTGTCTTTCCATTTATTTCCGCTTTTAGGTGCCCATCGGCTAGCACATCTATTATGGTGGCCATTACCTTTTTACCATTTATAAAGGCTGCCACGGTTTGTTTGTAGCCATACAAAAAGGCAAAATAATCCTGCAGTAAACCATACCTGTCGCGCTGAAGTTGGTGATACCTCTTTTCCAACATTTCCAAAACCTTATTGGTAAAATATCTCATTTCCACCTCATGGCCTAAAATCTGACGAAGAGAAGTTGCTTTGTTAGTGTTTTTATCAAAAATATTTTGATTTACATTCACGCCAATTCCCACAACGGAGTGTTGGATATTCTTTCCCATCAGTGAATTTTCAATCAAAATACCGCAAACCTTTTTGCCATCAAAGAGAATGTCATTTGGCCATTTTACCTGAAAACCGGCATGAAAGAAATTTAGGGTATCCGCCACCGCAAGACAAACTGACATATTAAAATAGAAAGAATGAGAAGCATTCAGATAATGTGGCTTGAAAAACACACTCATCAGCAGGTTCACTCCCGGCTCCGAAGCCCATGTATTGCCAATTTGTCCTCGGCCTGATGTTTGATAATCTGCGGTAACTACAAGTCCTTCTTGTACATCCTTCTTACCAATCAATTCTTTAAGATAATTGTTGGTTGAATCCAGAGATTCAAAATGCAGTCGATGATGACCGATGAACAGGGTGTTTAAATGAGAAGTGCTTGCCATATTTACACACAAAGATAACTGATGCCGCTTGTATATTTTCTATTTTTACAGGCTGTGACCAAAACAAGTAAATGATCAAAGAAAATCAAAAAAACAAGTTCCCCGAGCTTGTAGAAGCCATCAAGGATGGTATGGAAAATTTGAAGGCTTCAAATATCACCATTTTAGATCTTACCGAGTTGGAAAATTCCGTTTGTGATTACTTTATTATCTGCGATGCCAACTCAAACACGCAAGTGAGAGCGATTAGTAACAGTGTAGAAGATAACGTTCGTAAAACCCTGAATGAAAAGCCTTGGCATGTAGAAGGACTTGATAATTCTCAGTGGATTTTGATGGACTATGTTCATGTTGCGGCTCATGTTTTTCAAGCCGAAACCCGTGATTTTTATGATTTGGAAGGCCTGTGGGGCGATGCCAAAGTAACGGTGCTTGAAAACAATTTCTGATCTACTTTTTTAAAGAAACCATGGAGACAAAAGATAAAAAACAACTGGATAAACTTAAAGAACAGTTTTCCAAAAATAACGGTAAAGGAGGCGGAAAGAAGCCCGGTGGGCCAAATAAGCGCTTCAACTTTTACTGGGTATATGCAGCCATTTTTATAGCATTTATTGGCATTCAAATCTTTGGAAGCTTTAGCCAATCCAGCACTACTATAGACTTTAGAGAGTTTACATCTATGGTAGAAGATGGTGATGTGAGCAAAGTAAAAATTGTGAACGAAAAACAAATCCAAGTTTTCGTAAAGAAAGATGTGATTGCTGAAAAGGATAAGTACAAGGAGCTTAAAGACAACAACTTGGGTGGTGCTGCGCATTACACTTTTGAGATGCCATTTGAAGCTTTTAACACTAACCTTCGTGAGTTTTATGAGGAACATCCGGAAGCTGTAGAAAACAAACCCGTAGTTACTTACGAAGAGCAAAAAGATTACTGGGGCGACATTCTCGCCTGGACTTTTCCATTCATCCTTATGATTGCTATTTGGATTTTCATCATGCGCAGAATGAGCGGTGGTGGCGGTGGAGCTGGTGCTCAGATTTTCAATATTGGCAAATCTAAAGCACAGCTTTTTGACAAAAACACAAATGTAAAAATCACCTTTAAAGATGTAGCCGGATTGGAAGGCGCAAAAGAGGAGGTTGAAGAAATTGTTTCTTTTTTAAAAGACCCTGAAAAGTACACTAGCCTCGGTGGTAAAATCCCAAAAGGCGCACTACTTGTAGGCCCTCCCGGAACTGGTAAAACGCTTTTGGCGAAAGCCGTAGCTGGAGAAGCCAAGGTTCCTTTTTACTCTCTTTCAGGTTCTGACTTTGTAGAAATGTTTGTAGGAGTTGGAGCTTCTCGTGTTCGTGACTTGTTTAAGCAAGCCAAAGAAAAATCTCCTGCTATTATATTTATTGATGAGATTGATGCGATTGGTAGAGCTCGTGGTAAAAACTCTTTTAGTGGAGGTAATGATGAGCGCGAAAATACGCTTAACCAACTGCTTACTGAGATGGATGGTTTTGCTACCAAAGAACACGTAATTGTAATTGCTGCCACCAACCGTGCTGACGTATTGGACAGAGCACTTATGCGTGCCGGCCGTTTTGATCGTCAGATATTTGTAGATCTTCCAGATCTTAATGAGCGTAAGGAAATCTTTCAGGTTCACCTTAAGCCATTAAAGCTTGCTGAAAATTTGGATACTGAATTTTTAGCTAAGCAAACACCAGGTTTTTCTGGAGCTGATATTGCAAATGTTTGTAATGAGTCTGCACTTATTGCAGCTCGCAAAAACAAGAAAGCAATTGATCAGCAAGATTTTCTTGATGCTGTAGACCGTATAGTTGGCGGGCTTGAAAAGAAAAATAAAATCATCACGCAAGAGGAAAAGAAAGTGATTGCCTTTCACGAAGCAGGTCATGCTACTACCAGTTGGATGCTGGAACATGCTGCTCCATTGGTAAAAGTTACTATCGTTCCACGAGGCCGTTCATTAGGTGCTGCCTGGTATCTTCCTGAAGAAAGACAAATAACCAACACTGATCAGATTTTGGACGAGATGTGTGCTGCCCTTGGTGGTAGAGCTGCTGAAGAAATAGTGTTTGGTAAAATTTCTACCGGAGCACTTAGTGATCTAGAAAAAGTATATAAACAAGCTCGTGCCATGGTTACTGTATATGGCCTAAATGATAAGCTTGGAAACATCACTTATTACGACAGTCAAAACAATGACGATTACGGATTCAGTAAGCCTTACAGCGAAAAAACTGCACAGGTAATTGATGAAGAAATCAGTAAGATAATTGAGGCTCAATACATAAGAGCTAAGGAATTATTAACAAAGCACAAGGAAAAACTCTCTATCCTTGCCGACCTTCTGCTTGACAAAGAAGTTATCTTTAAGGAAAATTTAGAGGAAATTTTTGGCAAACGCCCCTGGAAAAATCAGGAAGAGAAAATCCAAGAACAAAAAGCAATAGAGAAAATCGAAGCTGACTTGGAAAGTTCTAAAACTGAGGAAGAAGAAGTATCATCACCGGGGGAAAATAGCTAGAAAAACCTCGCACAACCTTAAAAGTGCAAATGGCAGAATCTAAGAAGAAGACCGGTTTTTTTGGTAAATTTCTTAATGTGCTAAGTGGAAGGCCAGAGGAAAATTCTTCTGAGCCTGAAACTCAAAGCCTATTCAGCAGCTCTTCTAAAAAAGAGCCGGTTGACCTTTCTTTTGTAAAAAACTTTACCGCCTCTGGCGGTAAATTTCTTTATTGTGAGGAGGAAAAAGATGCCTATGAATTTCTTGCTCAAATAGCCAAGGAGTCCCATCTCAATTCCATCTTTTGCAATGAAAGTAACTTGCAATCTATTTTGCAAAAAGCTGGAATAAAAGTGCTGGCTGATGATGTAAAAAGTGCTGATGCCTTCTGCTCATCTTGCGAATATCTCATTTCGTTTAATGGTGGCATTATGATTACCGCCAACCAAACAATGGGAAATAAATTAAATGATCTTCCTGAAACCTTTATTACCGTAGCCCGCACCAGCCAGATTGTAGAGAATCTACGTTCGGGCCTTACCGGTATTCGTAATAAATATAGCGGAAACATCCCTTCGCAGATCACCACTATAAAAGGCCCAATAAAGGCCAGCGCCCCCGAAGAAGCTGGAGGTAGCACTTGTAACAAAGAAGTATATTTACTATTACTTGAAGACCAGCTCTGATGTCAAACATGTTTATACGTACTATCAGCGGGGTGCTGTATGTTGCCCTTGTAATTCTAACCACTTTTAGCGGAGAGTTTGGCCAGGTTTTCCTCTCGGCATTTTTAGTAATTGCCGCCATGACAGAATGGATGCAGTTTGACAAAGAAGCCAAGGACATATCATTTCCTACAGCACTAAGCATCGGTAGCATCTTTCTTTCCATCTACTGCTTTACAGGAATTTTTGATGTAGATGTGGAACAACTAAGATGGTTAAAAGCCCTACTTATTGTGATGCTGACCACCCTAATGATGAATTTAGCTTTTAATTCTAGAGACGTTCCTAAAAAACTCTTTCACACCATTTTTGGTTTGGTATATATCGGCTTTCCACTAATAGTTTTACCAATGCTGCCCCAGTACATGGGCGAAAATCAACCATGGATGCTGGCCTCAGTATTTATACTTATATGGTGTAATGACACCTTTGCTTATCTGTTTGGAAGAACATTTGGCAAACACAAACTTTATGAGCGTATTTCCCCCAACAAAACGTGGGAGGGTTTTATCGGTGGCGCCATATCAGCCCTTGTTGCCTCGACAATTATGTCCCACTACCTCACCTTTATGCCTATTGTGGGTTGGGTAGGTTTAGCCATAATTGTTTTGATATTTGGTACTGTAGGAGATTTGTTTGAATCATCTCTTAAGAGAAGCTTTGATAGAAAAGATAGTGGAAAATTCATGCCCGGGCACGGTGGTATTTTAGATCGTATTGACAGTCTTTTATTTACCTTGCCCCTCTCTTATTTTTACATTCGCATTATTGAAAATTTAGCCCAATGATAAGACTTCACACAGAAGGAAAAACTATCCTCTTTAGAGCATTGCTCATACTTGCCGTAATTAATGTAGCTGTGTTTTTGCTTTTTACCAATGAGTGGGTAGAAAACATTGTGCTAATTGTTTCAATCGTCATCTACGCATTAGTGCTTCAATTTTTTAGAAATCCTAAGCGCTACCATCAGGTAGATAATAATCAAGTGATAGCACCATGTGATGGCAAGGTGGTTGTAATTGAAGAAATTGACGAACAAGAATATTTTAAAGACAG from Owenweeksia hongkongensis DSM 17368 encodes the following:
- a CDS encoding NUDIX hydrolase; protein product: MYKVFINDSSISFIEKPISGEVSHLSYESKDHLVESIKSLENNSEIKHLTFGVDSLQEVWNDFTEMYEIIEAAGGIVRNGAGEILMIYRLGKWDLPKGKLEEGESVEEGAVREVIEECGISNLRVIRELPITYHTYEIGGKKILKRTYWFEMHTKFIGDLVPQIEEHIEKAQWVKPDFLDEYMGNTYASIHWLLEASRELLEH
- the dinB gene encoding DNA polymerase IV; the encoded protein is MIPEEYIRKIIHVDMDAFYASVEQRDNPELMGKPVAVGGSRERGVVAAASYEARKYGIRSAMASSIAYRKCPHIIFVKPHFEKYKEVSKQIREIFFEYTDLVEPLSLDEAYLDVTENKKGIATATRIAKEIRQRIWEETQLSASAGISINKFVAKVASDINKPNGQKTIMPDDVIPFLENLPIKKFYGIGEKTAEKMKKLGIHFGRDLKQWDLPLLVREFGKSGTHYYNIVRGLQKSTVKPDRIRKSIGAERTFFDDIHAESDLKEELEKIMTILHKRIESSEASGKTVTLKLKSFDFEQHTRSFTFDHYINSQEEIFDKIIQLLYQPFPEKPVRLLGITLSNLKNDESDNSQSVQLTLDF
- the pyrE gene encoding orotate phosphoribosyltransferase, translated to MIFDKEIARQTAEQLLQIKAIKLQPEDPFTWASGWKSPIYCDNRIILSYPMVRNYVREHLVKAIEEKYGTPDVIAGVATGAIAMGILVAQEMGLPFVYVRPEAKSHGRKNQIEGVIDSGQSVVVIEDLISTGGSSLKAVEALREENAKVIGMAAVFTYGFPVADENFKNANCDLLTLSDYNHLLEQVRDNGFLEDTTFATLQEWRKDPSAWKGV
- a CDS encoding biotin--[acetyl-CoA-carboxylase] ligase yields the protein MASTSHLNTLFIGHHRLHFESLDSTNNYLKELIGKKDVQEGLVVTADYQTSGRGQIGNTWASEPGVNLLMSVFFKPHYLNASHSFYFNMSVCLAVADTLNFFHAGFQVKWPNDILFDGKKVCGILIENSLMGKNIQHSVVGIGVNVNQNIFDKNTNKATSLRQILGHEVEMRYFTNKVLEMLEKRYHQLQRDRYGLLQDYFAFLYGYKQTVAAFINGKKVMATIIDVLADGHLKAEINGKTELFQFKEISFEL
- the rsfS gene encoding ribosome silencing factor — protein: MIKENQKNKFPELVEAIKDGMENLKASNITILDLTELENSVCDYFIICDANSNTQVRAISNSVEDNVRKTLNEKPWHVEGLDNSQWILMDYVHVAAHVFQAETRDFYDLEGLWGDAKVTVLENNF
- the ftsH gene encoding ATP-dependent zinc metalloprotease FtsH, giving the protein METKDKKQLDKLKEQFSKNNGKGGGKKPGGPNKRFNFYWVYAAIFIAFIGIQIFGSFSQSSTTIDFREFTSMVEDGDVSKVKIVNEKQIQVFVKKDVIAEKDKYKELKDNNLGGAAHYTFEMPFEAFNTNLREFYEEHPEAVENKPVVTYEEQKDYWGDILAWTFPFILMIAIWIFIMRRMSGGGGGAGAQIFNIGKSKAQLFDKNTNVKITFKDVAGLEGAKEEVEEIVSFLKDPEKYTSLGGKIPKGALLVGPPGTGKTLLAKAVAGEAKVPFYSLSGSDFVEMFVGVGASRVRDLFKQAKEKSPAIIFIDEIDAIGRARGKNSFSGGNDERENTLNQLLTEMDGFATKEHVIVIAATNRADVLDRALMRAGRFDRQIFVDLPDLNERKEIFQVHLKPLKLAENLDTEFLAKQTPGFSGADIANVCNESALIAARKNKKAIDQQDFLDAVDRIVGGLEKKNKIITQEEKKVIAFHEAGHATTSWMLEHAAPLVKVTIVPRGRSLGAAWYLPEERQITNTDQILDEMCAALGGRAAEEIVFGKISTGALSDLEKVYKQARAMVTVYGLNDKLGNITYYDSQNNDDYGFSKPYSEKTAQVIDEEISKIIEAQYIRAKELLTKHKEKLSILADLLLDKEVIFKENLEEIFGKRPWKNQEEKIQEQKAIEKIEADLESSKTEEEEVSSPGENS
- a CDS encoding DUF4197 domain-containing protein — protein: MIKFARLAAIAAISFSFASCETADAVKDILDTSLTDEEIVDGLKSALAVGTDTSTAQLGTEDGYYADLAVKLLLPTEVQTSIETFKSKSINLGFVTVTGENLYDGYTNTALGINIPGLKSKEDELIKGINRAAESAASTAGPIFIDAITDITIEDGYDILFGGDSTAATTYLQGRTQATLFNNFEPKIDAALQAVKVGNSSVVDEYEDFITQYNAVLNTSVGIGTIGSLMGINAIATTDLSAYSTEKGLDGLFLKISEEEADIRSNPLARVNAILQKVFGQLD
- a CDS encoding SRPBCC family protein yields the protein MNIESKKVIVNKSATELYKQLENFENFGKAMPESVTKFEADETSFLFGMKGMPEVRLVLEEKNEPELIAFKAASSKLDFSLACRIRPIDDNSCEAYFDFKGKFNPMLRMMVEKPLKNFIEVLADKLNTI
- the coaD gene encoding pantetheine-phosphate adenylyltransferase, producing MKIAVFPGSFDPITLGHYDVISRGLPLFDKIIVAVGENASKKYMFPLEQRIAWIKETFKDEPKIETDTYSGLTVKYCKEKDANFILRGLRNPADFEFEKAVAQTNRKLEPSLETVFLLTSSGLSSISSSIVRDVLRHDGDYSQFVPGAVKA
- a CDS encoding D-alanine--D-alanine ligase, producing the protein MKYNIAVVMGGFSPEYEVSINSGNVVYKNLSKIKFAPYKVIITREKWVMIGNDEQEYPIDLNDFSANINGEKLTFDAVFNAIHGAPGEDGPLAGYFELIGMPQTSSGQFESALTFNKAECSMLLKGQGVNIASAYYLASHENYNSVEIISQVGLPCFVKPNRSGSSIGVTKVSLPEELSPAIEKAFSIDTQVIVEAMVKGVEVGCGVTNHQGYIKALAATDIVPKNDFFDYESKYSGQSEEITPARISEDTYNQIMEESEFIYESLNLNGLARVDYIVNESGVPFFIEVNTVPGLSEESILPKQANYAGISLGDLFDQTLEQTLASKK